The following proteins are co-located in the Vanessa tameamea isolate UH-Manoa-2023 chromosome W, ilVanTame1 primary haplotype, whole genome shotgun sequence genome:
- the LOC135194587 gene encoding craniofacial development protein 2-like, with product MVKTGKPRPPVPGGPAIPRHGGDGGNGGTRGAKNHRATGGHHNRLTLATYNGRTLRLDSHLAQLEVELGKIRWHILGLCEVRREGEDTVTLESGHLMYFREGDQQSQGGVGFLVNKSLADNVTEISSVSNRVAYLIIKLTERYSLKVVQAYAPTSTHSDDEVEEMFDDISRALHSTTKTHYNVVMGDFNAKVGVQNCSESVVGPHGFGSRNHRGQMLVNFLEREGLFLMNSFFKKQPQRKWTWQSPDTMTKNEIDFVMTDKRHIFRDVSVINRFNTGSDHRLVRGSLNINFKAERVRLMKSTLRPSMLQTTAGSETFQSNLENRFAAMKTTTDVNQNLKNVVRILREEGTRFCSMQRKGRKSKLSEETLGLMKKRRENPPVTSSENRQLNQEICKRVRHDLRCSNTLMIERAIEQNRGSKVFVQSLGRSHLTKLTTASGEVVSSKPAVLSEVENFYGRLSIAPPIPVKGAET from the exons ATGGTAAAAACAGGTAAGCCACGGCCCCCAGTTCCCGGCGGTCCCGCTATTCCTCGTCATGGTGGCGACGGTGGTAACGGCGGGACGAGGGGTGCTAAGAATCACCGGGCTACGGGAGGCCACCACAACCGACTGACCCTGGCGACGTACAACGGACGCACGCTACGGCTTGACTCGCATCTAGCGCAACTCGAGGTGGAACTTGGGAAAATTAGGTGGCACATATTAGGGTTATGTGAAGTCCGTAGAGAGGGAGAGGACACCGTAACCCTCGAATCGGGCCACCTAATGTACTTCCGAGAGGGAGACCAACAATCCCAAGGAGGCGTTGGGTTTCTGGTTAATAAGTCCCTAGCTGACAACGTTACGGAAATCTCCAGTGTGTCGAACAGGGTAGCGTACCTCATTATAAAGCTCACCGAGAGGTACAGCCTCAAGGTGGTGCAAGCGTACGCACCGACCTCGACACACTCGGACGATGAAGTGGAGGAAATGTTCGATGATATATCGAGGGCCCTCCACTCCACCACGAAAACCCACTACAACGTTGTcatgggggacttcaacgctaAAGTGGGAGTACAGAATTGTAGCGAATCGGTAGTAGGACCCCATGGATTTGGAAGCAGAAATCATAGGGGGCAAATGCTTGTCAACTTCCTCGAACGGGAGGGGCTCTTCTTGATGAACTCCTTCTTCAAGAAGCAGCCCCAAAGGAAGTGGACGTGGCAAAGCCCCGACACTATGACCAAAAATGAGATCGATTTCGTCATGACGGACAAAAGGCACATATTCAGAGACGTCTCAGTGATCAACAGGTTCAATACCGGTAGTGATCACCGACTTGTCCGAGGCtctctgaatatcaattttaaggccgAGCGCGTCCGTCTGATGAAGTCTACACTCCGACCATCCATGCTCCAAACCACTGCGGGATCTGAAACGTTCCAGTCAAACCTGGAGAACCGATTCGCTGCCATGAAAACCACAACAGACGTAAACCAGAACCTCAAAAATGTAGTGAGAATTCTCAGGGAAGAAGGCACGAGATTTTGTAGCATGCAGCGTAAGGGCAGAAAGTCCAAACTTTCGGAAGAGACTTTAGGGCTAATGAAGAAACGACGTGAAAACCCACCTGTCACTTCGTCCGAGAATCGGCAACTAAACCAAGAGATCTGCAAGCGCGTACGACACGACCTCCGGTGCTCCAATACTCTTATGATTGAAAGAGCCATCGAGCAGAATCGGGGGTCTAAGGTGTTCGTACAATCTCTTGGAAGAAGCCACCTGACGAAGTTGACCACAGCAAgtggagaagtcgtttcttccaagccggcagttctttcggaagtagagaacttctacggccg cctctcaatagcccctccgatacctgttaagggagcagaaacgtag